One genomic segment of Nocardia spumae includes these proteins:
- a CDS encoding acyl-CoA carboxylase subunit epsilon codes for MTAVADEEILRAAELDLAVDGFGDDEARPASESGTAEAEPSRGPVIQILKGSPTDAELAALITVFAAAANSGVAPREQGPVDNWGRPTMMHRGTSPFSPYSYPYVSHIRG; via the coding sequence GTGACGGCTGTGGCTGACGAAGAGATATTGCGCGCCGCTGAATTGGATTTGGCGGTCGACGGTTTCGGTGACGACGAGGCGAGGCCCGCGTCCGAATCCGGTACCGCCGAGGCGGAGCCGAGTCGGGGTCCGGTGATCCAGATCCTGAAGGGTTCGCCCACCGACGCGGAACTCGCCGCGCTGATCACCGTATTCGCCGCTGCCGCGAATTCCGGTGTCGCGCCGCGGGAGCAGGGCCCGGTGGACAACTGGGGCCGGCCCACCATGATGCACCGCGGTACCTCGCCGTTCTCCCCGTACTCGTACCCCTACGTGTCGCACATCCGCGGCTGA